The Eubacteriaceae bacterium Marseille-Q4139 genome has a window encoding:
- a CDS encoding cation-translocating P-type ATPase, with protein MKEYLSSIRDVLENQKTTSEGLSSKEAESRLQKYGKNRLAEGKKESLFKRFLDELADPMILILLAAAVISGITAYFEGESFADVIIILLVVVINAVLGVVQESKAEAAIAALQEIAAATSKVLRDGKTVILKSEELVPGDIVLLEAGDSVPADGRIIESASMKIEEAALTGESVPVGKIADLLNLNGEKDVALGDRKNMMYMGSTVVYGRGKAVVTQTGMDTEMGKIADALAKAQDEETPLQLKLNQLSKLLTVLVLGICAVIFAVGLFRAQAGPEGITGGTILNTFMVAVSLAVAAIPEGLAAVVTIVLSIGVTNMSRRNAIIRKLTAVETLGCTQIICSDKTGTLTQNRMTVTAHSCSDQKRLMTAMALCSDAEFDGEAGYAVGEPTECALVNDAEKNGLPKKELSREYVRVAEAPFDSMRKMMSTVHKMPDGNFIQFTKGAPDEVLKRCTMALVDGKTVPMTEEIRNAALKDNKDMADRALRVLCAAQREWDSLPSNPSPETLECGLTYLGLSGMIDPVRPEVKAAIGECRRAGIRPIMITGDHKDTAAAIAMELGIIHDPSQAITGAMLNEMDDEQFYNDIERYSVYARVQPEHKVRIVNAWKKKGMITAMTGDGVNDAPSIKSADIGIGMGITGTDVTKNVADMVLADDNFATIVSAVEEGRRIYANIRKAIQFLLASNLAEVLSIFFATLIGFTILKPVHLLWINLITDCFPALALGMEKPESDIMDQPPRDPKEGIFAGGMGFDVFFQGAVVTVLVMASYLLGHYMESGVWEFVDSPDGTTMAFLTLSMVEICHSLNMRSRRGSLFAMKTRNVFLYGAMAVSLVLTTAVIEIPFLANAFSFTPIDLKEYLAALLLAVLIIPIMEIVKFVQRKMGK; from the coding sequence ATCTGTCAAGCATCCGCGACGTTCTGGAAAACCAGAAGACCACGTCCGAAGGCCTGTCTTCCAAAGAGGCCGAAAGCCGGCTTCAGAAATACGGGAAAAACCGGCTGGCCGAAGGGAAAAAGGAGTCCCTTTTTAAGCGTTTCCTGGATGAGCTGGCCGATCCGATGATCCTGATTCTCCTGGCCGCCGCCGTCATTTCCGGCATCACCGCATATTTTGAGGGCGAGTCCTTTGCCGACGTCATCATCATCCTGCTTGTCGTCGTCATCAACGCCGTTTTGGGCGTCGTCCAGGAAAGCAAGGCTGAGGCGGCCATCGCCGCGCTCCAGGAAATTGCCGCTGCCACCAGCAAGGTTCTAAGGGACGGAAAGACCGTGATTTTAAAAAGTGAGGAGCTGGTGCCCGGCGACATCGTCCTTCTGGAAGCCGGAGATTCCGTGCCGGCCGACGGCCGCATCATCGAAAGCGCCAGCATGAAAATCGAGGAAGCCGCCCTCACCGGCGAGTCTGTGCCTGTTGGGAAAATCGCTGACCTTTTGAACCTTAACGGAGAAAAGGATGTGGCGCTCGGCGACCGGAAAAATATGATGTACATGGGCTCCACTGTCGTCTATGGCCGCGGGAAGGCCGTCGTCACCCAGACCGGCATGGATACGGAGATGGGAAAAATCGCTGATGCCCTTGCAAAAGCCCAGGACGAGGAAACGCCGCTTCAGCTAAAATTGAACCAGTTAAGCAAACTCCTCACCGTGCTTGTCCTCGGCATCTGTGCCGTCATCTTTGCTGTCGGCCTCTTCCGCGCCCAGGCAGGCCCCGAAGGGATCACCGGCGGCACCATCTTAAATACGTTCATGGTGGCCGTCTCCCTGGCTGTGGCCGCCATCCCGGAAGGCCTCGCCGCCGTTGTCACCATCGTGCTCTCCATCGGCGTCACCAACATGTCCAGGCGGAACGCCATCATAAGAAAGCTGACGGCTGTGGAAACCCTGGGCTGCACCCAGATTATCTGTTCCGACAAAACCGGAACTCTGACCCAGAACCGGATGACTGTCACTGCCCACTCCTGCTCTGACCAGAAACGCCTCATGACAGCCATGGCCCTCTGTTCTGATGCAGAATTTGACGGGGAAGCCGGGTATGCCGTGGGCGAACCGACAGAATGCGCCCTTGTAAACGATGCGGAAAAGAATGGCCTGCCGAAAAAGGAACTTTCAAGAGAATACGTCCGCGTGGCCGAAGCGCCTTTTGATTCCATGCGGAAAATGATGTCCACGGTTCATAAAATGCCTGACGGTAATTTCATCCAGTTTACGAAAGGTGCTCCTGACGAAGTCTTAAAACGGTGTACGATGGCCCTTGTGGACGGAAAAACCGTCCCCATGACCGAGGAAATCCGAAATGCGGCTTTAAAGGACAACAAAGACATGGCTGACCGTGCCCTGCGCGTCCTCTGCGCCGCCCAGAGGGAATGGGACTCCCTTCCTTCCAATCCCTCTCCGGAGACGCTGGAATGCGGCCTCACGTATCTCGGCCTCTCCGGCATGATTGACCCGGTGCGCCCGGAAGTAAAAGCCGCCATCGGCGAATGCCGGCGCGCCGGGATCCGCCCCATCATGATTACCGGCGACCATAAAGACACGGCCGCCGCCATCGCTATGGAACTCGGTATCATTCACGATCCGTCCCAGGCCATCACCGGCGCCATGCTAAACGAAATGGACGATGAGCAGTTTTATAACGACATCGAACGCTATTCCGTCTACGCCCGTGTCCAGCCGGAACACAAGGTACGCATCGTAAATGCCTGGAAGAAGAAGGGCATGATTACGGCCATGACCGGAGACGGCGTCAACGACGCACCGTCCATCAAAAGTGCCGACATCGGCATCGGCATGGGAATCACCGGCACCGATGTGACGAAAAATGTGGCTGACATGGTGTTAGCCGATGACAATTTCGCCACCATCGTCTCTGCCGTTGAGGAAGGGCGCCGGATCTACGCCAACATCCGCAAGGCCATCCAGTTCCTTCTGGCCTCCAACCTGGCCGAGGTGCTCTCCATCTTCTTTGCGACGCTCATCGGGTTCACGATTTTAAAGCCGGTGCATCTTCTGTGGATCAACCTGATTACCGACTGCTTCCCGGCTCTGGCCCTGGGCATGGAAAAGCCGGAATCCGACATCATGGATCAGCCGCCGAGAGACCCGAAGGAGGGGATTTTTGCCGGCGGCATGGGCTTTGACGTGTTCTTCCAGGGCGCCGTTGTCACCGTCCTCGTCATGGCGTCTTACCTGCTGGGGCACTATATGGAAAGCGGCGTCTGGGAATTTGTGGACAGTCCCGACGGCACGACCATGGCCTTCCTTACGCTGTCCATGGTGGAAATCTGCCATTCCCTCAACATGAGAAGCCGCCGCGGTTCGCTCTTTGCCATGAAGACCAGGAACGTCTTTCTCTACGGCGCCATGGCCGTCTCCCTGGTGCTGACGACAGCCGTCATCGAAATCCCGTTCCTTGCGAACGCCTTCTCCTTCACGCCCATTGACCTGAAGGAATATCTCGCAGCGCTGCTTCTCGCCGTCCTGATTATTCCGATTATGGAGATTGTGAAGTTTGTGCAGAGAAAAATGGGGAAATAG
- a CDS encoding aldo/keto reductase: MKKLGFGLMRLPLVNDDFAQPDKKQLCDMIDLFLEKGFQYFDTAWFYHNGQSEAAVKECLTDRYPRSAFLLADKMPLVLIREESELEEYFTTQLARCGVDYFDYYLIHDMGGNRRKTAEDTHVFEFLAEKKKAGLVKHIGFSFHDTADVLDGILTEHPEVDFVQIQLNYLDWENDTIQARKCYETAKRHGTPVIVMEPVKGGTLANIPQEAENLFRAYRPDLSAASWAIRFAASHENVMLVLSGMSNLEQVKDNLSYMENFTPFAEEEYALVQKAADIINSSIAIPCTGCAYCINKCPKNIAIPKYFALYNADMQELATKAWTAQTMLYSHFSEQFGKAGDCIECGRCEKMCPQHLPIREWVKKVADRFEGRHTA, encoded by the coding sequence ATGAAAAAATTAGGTTTTGGGCTTATGCGCCTGCCGCTTGTAAACGACGATTTTGCACAGCCGGATAAGAAACAGCTATGTGATATGATTGACCTGTTTCTTGAAAAAGGATTTCAATATTTTGATACGGCGTGGTTTTATCACAACGGGCAATCGGAAGCCGCCGTGAAAGAGTGCCTTACAGATCGTTATCCCCGTTCTGCTTTTCTGCTTGCAGATAAAATGCCCCTTGTTCTTATCCGCGAAGAGAGCGAGCTGGAGGAATATTTCACAACGCAGCTTGCGCGGTGCGGCGTTGACTACTTCGACTACTACCTAATTCATGATATGGGCGGCAACCGCCGCAAGACAGCAGAAGATACCCATGTTTTTGAGTTCCTTGCCGAGAAGAAAAAGGCCGGTCTTGTAAAGCATATCGGATTTTCATTCCATGATACCGCAGATGTTCTGGACGGGATTTTGACAGAACACCCGGAAGTGGATTTCGTCCAAATACAACTGAATTATCTTGACTGGGAAAACGACACAATCCAAGCGCGCAAATGTTATGAAACTGCAAAAAGGCATGGGACGCCCGTTATTGTCATGGAGCCTGTTAAAGGCGGGACACTTGCCAATATCCCGCAGGAAGCAGAAAATCTGTTCCGAGCCTATCGTCCCGATCTGTCTGCTGCTTCATGGGCCATCCGCTTTGCGGCAAGCCATGAAAATGTGATGTTGGTTTTGAGTGGTATGAGTAATCTGGAACAGGTCAAAGATAACCTGTCTTATATGGAAAACTTCACACCGTTTGCAGAGGAAGAATATGCGCTGGTTCAAAAAGCGGCAGACATCATCAATAGCAGCATTGCCATACCTTGTACAGGCTGTGCCTATTGTATCAACAAATGTCCGAAAAACATAGCAATACCAAAATACTTTGCTCTCTACAATGCGGATATGCAGGAGCTTGCAACAAAGGCGTGGACTGCTCAAACAATGCTGTATAGCCATTTTTCAGAGCAGTTTGGAAAAGCAGGCGATTGTATCGAGTGTGGGCGATGTGAAAAAATGTGTCCGCAGCATCTTCCCATCCGGGAGTGGGTTAAAAAAGTTGCCGACAGATTTGAGGGAAGGCACACCGCATGA
- a CDS encoding MarR family transcriptional regulator, whose amino-acid sequence MKELNRPKNLKRFYLAWQRLNHVYEEYAKEHDLTYISMFVLQLIDDGTTQKEICDTLYFPKQTVNKVILSFEKKGYITLVENPDDRRARSIMLTKKGRLFQGQVVSHIEKAELETFASLTEPEQQIMTDLWEKYTATCISKIKGI is encoded by the coding sequence ATGAAAGAATTAAACAGACCCAAAAACTTAAAACGCTTCTATCTTGCATGGCAGAGATTAAACCATGTATATGAGGAGTATGCAAAGGAACATGATTTGACCTATATTTCCATGTTTGTCTTACAGTTGATTGACGACGGGACGACGCAAAAGGAAATATGTGACACGCTGTATTTTCCAAAACAGACAGTCAACAAAGTAATCCTCTCTTTTGAGAAGAAAGGATATATAACATTAGTGGAAAATCCCGACGACAGACGCGCCCGTTCTATCATGTTGACGAAAAAGGGACGGCTATTTCAAGGGCAAGTCGTTTCCCATATTGAAAAGGCAGAATTAGAAACTTTTGCTTCTTTGACAGAGCCGGAACAGCAGATTATGACAGACCTCTGGGAGAAATATACCGCCACATGTATATCCAAAATCAAAGGGATTTAA
- the dusB gene encoding tRNA dihydrouridine synthase DusB: MRLAIGNVELENNVILAPMAGVTDLPFRLLCREQGCGLVCMEMVSAKAVLYKNRNTKELLEVHEKERPVSLQLFGSDPEIMAQIAAELEDGPYDIIDVNMGCPVPKIVKNGEGSALMKNPKLVEAILSAMVRAVKKPVTVKIRKGFDDNSVNAVEIAKIAEACGVSAVAVHGRTREQYYSGKADWDIIRRVKEAVKIPVIGNGDVFSPEDAERLLRETGCDGIMVARGAKGNPWIFGRIREYLDTGILPEKPSKEEVKAMILRHGELMLSFKGEFAGMREMRKHVAWYTAGYPNSAALRNDINAVETMDELCELIERRL; this comes from the coding sequence ATGAGGCTTGCTATCGGAAACGTGGAGCTGGAAAACAACGTGATTCTGGCGCCCATGGCCGGCGTTACGGATCTGCCGTTCCGGCTCCTTTGCAGGGAGCAGGGCTGCGGTCTTGTGTGCATGGAGATGGTGAGCGCAAAGGCAGTGCTCTATAAAAACAGGAATACGAAGGAGCTTTTGGAGGTTCATGAAAAGGAACGGCCGGTATCCCTCCAGCTTTTCGGCTCCGATCCGGAGATTATGGCGCAGATTGCGGCGGAGCTGGAGGACGGGCCCTACGATATCATCGACGTGAACATGGGGTGCCCTGTGCCAAAGATCGTGAAAAACGGCGAGGGCTCGGCGTTAATGAAAAATCCGAAGCTTGTGGAGGCGATTCTTTCGGCTATGGTGCGGGCCGTGAAAAAGCCGGTGACGGTGAAAATCCGGAAAGGCTTTGATGATAATTCGGTCAATGCGGTGGAGATTGCGAAGATCGCCGAGGCCTGCGGCGTCTCCGCCGTGGCTGTCCATGGAAGGACAAGGGAGCAGTATTATTCGGGAAAGGCCGACTGGGACATTATCCGGAGAGTGAAGGAAGCCGTGAAAATCCCGGTCATCGGAAACGGCGACGTGTTTTCCCCGGAGGATGCAGAGCGTCTTTTAAGGGAAACCGGCTGTGACGGGATCATGGTGGCCCGCGGCGCCAAGGGAAATCCATGGATTTTTGGGCGCATCCGGGAGTATCTTGACACCGGAATCCTGCCGGAAAAGCCCTCGAAGGAGGAGGTCAAAGCCATGATCCTGCGCCACGGTGAGCTGATGCTCTCATTTAAGGGCGAGTTTGCCGGCATGCGGGAGATGAGAAAGCACGTGGCCTGGTACACGGCCGGCTATCCCAATTCGGCGGCTCTGAGAAATGACATCAATGCTGTGGAGACTATGGATGAGCTGTGCGAGTTGATTGAGAGACGGCTGTAA
- a CDS encoding HAD family phosphatase, whose translation MTERKIRAVIFDMDGVIVDSEFVYNQYLLAFAKTKNPAVTMEQINPMVGLSRKDSWSVMAKAVSNGQTWEELRDEFSALDVYSGVNYREIFRQEAMTAAVELKKRGYLVALASSTGPELIARIIEETGMRPFFDLVVSGKQFKQSKPNPEIYHYTAKTLGVPEEECFVIEDSTVGIEAAKRAGMTVAALKDDRFGFDQSLADIHVGRIDEILSYL comes from the coding sequence ATGACAGAGAGAAAAATCCGCGCAGTGATATTTGATATGGACGGCGTCATCGTGGACAGCGAATTTGTGTACAACCAGTATCTGCTGGCGTTTGCGAAGACGAAAAATCCGGCAGTGACGATGGAACAGATCAATCCCATGGTGGGTTTAAGCCGTAAAGATAGCTGGAGCGTCATGGCAAAGGCGGTGTCAAATGGCCAGACATGGGAAGAATTAAGGGATGAGTTTTCGGCGCTCGACGTGTACAGCGGCGTCAATTATAGAGAAATTTTCCGCCAGGAGGCCATGACGGCTGCCGTGGAATTAAAAAAGCGCGGCTATCTTGTGGCACTGGCATCGTCGACAGGGCCGGAGCTGATTGCCAGGATTATTGAGGAAACCGGGATGCGCCCGTTTTTTGATCTGGTTGTCAGCGGAAAGCAGTTTAAACAGAGCAAGCCGAACCCGGAGATTTACCACTATACGGCAAAGACCCTGGGCGTGCCGGAAGAGGAGTGCTTCGTCATCGAGGATTCCACGGTGGGAATCGAGGCGGCCAAGCGCGCCGGCATGACGGTGGCGGCATTAAAGGATGACAGGTTCGGCTTTGACCAGAGCCTGGCCGACATCCATGTGGGGCGGATTGACGAAATCCTTTCCTATCTGTAA
- a CDS encoding N-acetylmuramoyl-L-alanine amidase, with amino-acid sequence MNHMRTVIIDAGHGGSDPGAVYNGRQEKDDALQLAFDLGSALERRGIRAEFTRVTDDYDSPQEKADIANRSDADFFVSIHLNAMPEPNTASGVENLVYSDKGLAGLLGRNIGEALASVGWTDLGVKERPGLVVLRKTRMPAVLIEAGFLDNDRDNEFFDANLAATADAIADGILRTFEQRDQMEAGEEPGFYMVQTGVFRVRAFADRELSRLRAQGFPAFLVAKNGLFYVRAGAFKQLDNAVRMERELRNLGYNTVIIQS; translated from the coding sequence TTGAATCATATGAGAACAGTGATTATTGATGCAGGCCACGGCGGAAGCGACCCGGGGGCCGTCTATAACGGAAGGCAGGAGAAGGACGATGCCCTCCAGCTTGCCTTCGATCTGGGCAGTGCCCTGGAGCGCCGGGGGATCCGGGCGGAGTTTACAAGGGTGACGGACGATTACGATTCGCCACAGGAGAAGGCGGACATCGCAAACCGCTCGGACGCGGACTTTTTTGTCTCCATACACCTGAATGCCATGCCGGAGCCAAATACGGCGTCAGGAGTGGAAAACCTCGTGTATTCCGATAAGGGGCTTGCAGGGCTTCTGGGCCGGAATATCGGCGAAGCGCTGGCGTCGGTGGGATGGACGGATCTCGGCGTAAAGGAGCGGCCGGGGCTTGTGGTACTCAGAAAAACACGGATGCCGGCTGTACTGATTGAGGCCGGATTTCTCGATAATGACAGGGACAATGAATTTTTCGACGCGAACCTGGCTGCGACGGCCGACGCCATCGCCGACGGGATTCTCCGTACCTTCGAGCAGCGCGACCAGATGGAGGCCGGTGAGGAGCCGGGCTTTTATATGGTGCAGACCGGCGTTTTCCGTGTGCGGGCGTTTGCGGACCGGGAACTTTCCAGACTGCGGGCCCAGGGGTTCCCGGCTTTCCTCGTGGCAAAAAACGGGCTGTTTTATGTGCGGGCCGGCGCTTTTAAACAGCTTGACAATGCTGTGCGGATGGAACGGGAGTTAAGAAACCTTGGCTACAACACGGTCATCATCCAGTCTTAG
- a CDS encoding SDR family oxidoreductase: protein MLLNGKTAVITGGTRGIGYAVAKKYLENGARVVLFGSKKETAAAAVASLKEINPDWKVNGMWPDLKNPEEIADALRQVQETCGSLDILVNNAGISQSTPLYDYDPADFRKIMDLNVLSILYASQAAAKLMKKQGGGVIINTSSMVSLYGQPSGVGYPASKFAVNGITKSLARELGRDGIRVNAVAPGVTETDMVKALPDEMIKPLIATIPLGRIGTPEDVANAFLFLASDMAAYVSGEILSVDGAARS, encoded by the coding sequence ATGTTACTGAACGGAAAAACAGCCGTCATCACCGGCGGCACGAGAGGAATCGGCTACGCAGTTGCAAAGAAATATCTGGAAAACGGTGCTCGCGTCGTTTTATTCGGCTCGAAAAAAGAAACGGCCGCTGCCGCCGTGGCTTCCTTAAAAGAAATCAACCCGGACTGGAAGGTCAATGGGATGTGGCCGGATCTGAAAAACCCGGAAGAAATTGCAGATGCCTTAAGACAGGTGCAGGAAACCTGCGGCTCCCTGGATATTTTAGTCAACAATGCAGGAATTTCCCAGAGCACGCCGCTCTATGACTACGATCCCGCCGACTTCCGGAAAATCATGGATCTCAACGTGCTCTCCATCCTCTATGCCTCCCAGGCGGCGGCAAAGCTCATGAAGAAACAGGGCGGCGGCGTCATTATCAACACCAGCTCCATGGTCTCCCTTTACGGCCAGCCGTCCGGCGTTGGCTACCCGGCCAGCAAGTTTGCCGTCAACGGCATCACGAAATCCCTGGCAAGAGAGCTCGGCCGTGACGGGATCCGCGTCAACGCCGTGGCTCCCGGCGTAACGGAGACTGATATGGTAAAAGCTCTCCCGGACGAAATGATTAAACCCCTGATCGCCACAATCCCTCTGGGACGCATCGGGACACCGGAGGACGTCGCCAACGCCTTTTTATTCCTGGCAAGCGACATGGCCGCATATGTGAGCGGTGAAATCCTCTCCGTGGACGGCGCCGCCAGAAGTTAA
- a CDS encoding AroM family protein, with protein sequence MKIGAITVGQSPRTDLTPEMLPILGDSISLIQMGGLDGLTRKEIEAFVPAADDHVLVSRLTDGSSVTFGESHILSRLQDCIGALENDGVSMIVFLCTGEFPENFRSKVPLIFPNRILTAMVPAVYPGCRLGVLTPSPAQICQMTEKWSQVTSRVFVAAASPYEGLSGVETAARTLPEEADLIVLDCIGYTEEMKALVQSVTKRPVLLPRTLVAHVLKALA encoded by the coding sequence ATTAAAATCGGTGCCATAACCGTCGGGCAGTCGCCGCGGACAGATCTGACCCCTGAAATGCTGCCGATCCTTGGGGATTCCATTTCCCTAATTCAAATGGGCGGCCTGGACGGGCTTACGCGGAAAGAAATCGAGGCCTTCGTTCCGGCCGCAGACGATCACGTGCTCGTCTCCCGGCTCACGGACGGAAGCTCCGTAACCTTCGGCGAATCCCACATCCTTTCAAGGCTCCAGGACTGTATCGGCGCCCTGGAAAACGACGGCGTCTCCATGATTGTCTTTTTATGCACCGGAGAATTTCCGGAGAACTTTCGCTCAAAAGTTCCGTTAATCTTTCCGAACCGGATCCTGACTGCCATGGTGCCTGCCGTCTATCCCGGCTGCCGGCTGGGAGTGCTGACACCGTCGCCGGCACAGATCTGCCAGATGACGGAAAAATGGTCGCAGGTCACGAGCCGCGTTTTCGTGGCGGCCGCCTCCCCTTATGAGGGGCTCTCAGGCGTCGAGACGGCCGCCAGAACACTTCCGGAGGAGGCAGATCTCATCGTCCTCGACTGCATCGGCTACACGGAAGAAATGAAAGCGCTGGTACAGTCTGTCACAAAAAGGCCGGTTCTCCTGCCGCGGACGCTGGTCGCCCATGTTTTAAAGGCGCTTGCCTGA
- a CDS encoding amidohydrolase, with product MSKTYDSELYSLLCDIWGYSETAFEEKKSCARMVEFLREQGFEVTTPIAGMDTAYVGVYGSGKPVICFLAEYDALHGMSQEADACRYAPLSSEERGHGCGHHLLGTGAIGAALLYRDYLKEHGVSGTVKIVGCPAEESGSGKAYLARSGFFDDADAALTWHPSNYHMVDTGSSQACIQAFFDFHGVSSHAAAAPHLGRSALDAVEIMDVGSNYLREHMEPAERVHYAIINSGGQSPNVVQAEARVKYLIRSTSAKKVKKLYERVCDVARGAALITGTTVDIIFDEGLYDTMPNFALEDVLRESYLKVGIPEYTKEEREYAGKFKASFDEEELFADLPIAVKDIMALKDNIMESELCDMFVDRIHSEECAPGSTDVGDVSWVVPTAQIRVNCYSYGAGAHSWQWTGQGKSTIALKGCLTAARVLADAAVTLTEKPELLTKAREEFDKRMKGQKYECLIPADVEPHLY from the coding sequence ATGAGCAAAACATACGATTCGGAGCTTTATTCGCTGCTCTGCGATATCTGGGGATATTCGGAGACGGCATTTGAGGAGAAGAAATCCTGTGCGCGGATGGTGGAATTTCTGCGGGAGCAGGGCTTTGAGGTGACGACGCCAATCGCCGGCATGGACACGGCATACGTGGGAGTTTACGGCTCAGGAAAGCCGGTGATCTGCTTCCTCGCGGAGTACGATGCCCTTCACGGCATGAGCCAGGAGGCAGATGCGTGCCGGTACGCGCCGTTATCTTCCGAAGAGCGGGGCCATGGCTGCGGCCATCATCTTCTGGGGACGGGAGCCATCGGCGCGGCGCTTCTTTACAGGGATTATTTAAAAGAGCACGGCGTATCGGGAACCGTAAAGATTGTCGGCTGCCCGGCGGAGGAGAGCGGAAGCGGAAAAGCCTATCTGGCGCGTTCCGGCTTTTTCGATGATGCAGACGCGGCCCTCACCTGGCATCCCAGCAATTATCACATGGTGGACACTGGCTCCAGCCAGGCCTGCATCCAGGCATTTTTCGACTTCCACGGCGTATCCAGCCACGCAGCGGCGGCGCCGCACTTGGGCCGGAGCGCCCTGGACGCGGTGGAGATCATGGACGTGGGATCCAACTACCTAAGAGAGCACATGGAGCCGGCAGAGCGGGTGCATTATGCGATTATCAACAGCGGCGGCCAGTCCCCCAACGTGGTGCAGGCGGAAGCCAGGGTGAAATACTTAATCCGCTCCACCAGCGCAAAGAAGGTGAAAAAGCTCTATGAGCGTGTCTGCGATGTGGCCCGCGGCGCTGCCCTGATTACGGGAACGACCGTGGATATCATCTTTGACGAGGGGCTTTATGATACCATGCCGAACTTTGCCTTGGAGGATGTTTTGCGTGAGTCCTATTTAAAGGTCGGAATCCCGGAATACACGAAGGAAGAGCGGGAGTACGCCGGAAAATTTAAGGCGTCTTTCGATGAAGAAGAGCTGTTTGCCGACCTTCCCATTGCCGTGAAGGACATTATGGCTCTCAAGGACAATATCATGGAATCGGAGCTCTGCGATATGTTCGTGGACAGGATCCATTCGGAAGAGTGCGCGCCTGGCTCCACGGATGTGGGCGATGTGAGCTGGGTTGTGCCGACGGCGCAGATCCGCGTGAACTGTTACAGCTACGGCGCAGGCGCCCACAGCTGGCAGTGGACAGGCCAGGGAAAATCCACCATCGCCTTAAAGGGCTGCCTGACGGCTGCCAGGGTGCTGGCCGACGCGGCGGTGACGCTGACGGAGAAGCCGGAGCTTTTAACGAAGGCGCGTGAAGAATTTGACAAGCGGATGAAGGGGCAGAAGTATGAGTGCCTGATTCCGGCGGATGTGGAGCCGCATTTGTATTAA